One genomic window of Synergistaceae bacterium DZ-S4 includes the following:
- a CDS encoding cation diffusion facilitator family transporter: MIDFLISKFVRNSGNISDPAVRRGYGAFAGIIGIIVNLGLSLAKITAGTLFGSISVTADGINNLSDAGSSVVTLIGFKLSGKPADRDHPFGHERIEYLTGFILGIVILIVGVELIKLSVNRIIYPRPTLTSDLMIAILVISIAVKLWLAIFYSRIADIISSSAVRAASADSMNDVLTTSAVLCGVLVSRYFGYQIDGWMGIGVALFILRSGIMILRSLLGPILGEMPDPELVESIERKILSYEGIINVHDLVVHSYGPNVLFATVHAEVDAKGSFISSHDLIDCIERDCAREMNINLVIHIDPVITDDNEMNGLKKMTEDIVNSVDPSLSIHDFRVVRGDTHTNLIFDVLIPADYHTSGKKTVQKIEDAIREKDPTFFPVITVDRNYVTMHINEFE; encoded by the coding sequence ATGATCGATTTCCTGATCAGCAAATTTGTCAGAAACAGCGGAAATATATCTGATCCGGCCGTAAGGAGGGGGTACGGGGCCTTTGCCGGGATCATCGGGATCATAGTGAATCTGGGCCTGAGCCTTGCCAAAATTACAGCCGGGACCCTATTCGGCAGCATATCTGTCACTGCTGACGGCATCAACAACCTTTCCGACGCAGGATCGTCCGTAGTCACATTGATCGGCTTCAAATTGTCGGGCAAGCCCGCTGACAGGGACCACCCCTTCGGGCATGAGCGCATCGAATACCTCACCGGATTCATCCTTGGGATAGTCATCCTGATCGTAGGGGTAGAACTGATAAAGTTGTCCGTAAACAGGATAATCTACCCAAGGCCTACACTCACCTCAGATTTGATGATCGCCATACTGGTGATCTCTATCGCGGTAAAGCTTTGGCTTGCAATATTTTATTCAAGGATCGCGGATATCATATCCTCATCGGCAGTAAGGGCAGCCTCCGCGGATTCGATGAACGATGTCCTTACAACTTCAGCAGTGCTTTGTGGTGTGCTGGTGTCCAGATATTTCGGATATCAGATCGACGGATGGATGGGCATAGGAGTTGCTCTATTCATTCTGCGCTCGGGGATCATGATCCTCAGATCCCTTTTGGGCCCCATTCTGGGAGAGATGCCCGACCCTGAGCTTGTTGAAAGTATAGAACGAAAGATCCTTTCTTACGAGGGAATAATAAATGTTCATGACCTTGTGGTACACAGCTACGGCCCAAACGTGCTTTTCGCCACCGTGCACGCCGAAGTGGACGCAAAGGGCAGCTTTATCAGCTCCCACGACCTGATCGACTGCATCGAGAGAGACTGTGCGAGGGAGATGAACATCAACCTAGTAATACATATAGATCCGGTAATTACTGACGACAATGAGATGAACGGGTTAAAGAAGATGACCGAAGATATCGTGAACTCTGTCGACCCTTCTTTAAGCATCCATGACTTCAGGGTGGTCAGGGGTGATACGCACACTAACCTGATCTTTGACGTTCTTATACCGGCAGACTACCATACCTCGGGCAAAAAAACCGTTCAGAAAATAGAGGATGCGATCAGAGAAAAAGACCCGACATTTTTCCCTGTTATAACAGTCGACAGGAACTATGTAACGATGCACATAAACGAGTTTGAATGA
- a CDS encoding flavin reductase family protein, which produces MEKINIGNNAFLLPMPMVLVGSRIVGRPNFMAVAWASRVNASPNVMCVAIGNKFTAEGIFENKEFSINIPSVDLMPLTDLMGLVSGRDYDKSKEFDIFYGTLKNAPMICECPVTMECRLIESVRLDVDTLFIGEVRNVWSEEKYLTKGAPDITKVSPFCLSMPDNRYWSVGKEIGKAWHEGLKLKDKLEKI; this is translated from the coding sequence GTGGAAAAAATCAATATCGGGAACAATGCATTTTTACTCCCCATGCCGATGGTCCTTGTCGGATCGCGCATTGTGGGCAGGCCAAATTTTATGGCGGTGGCTTGGGCCAGCCGCGTGAATGCCTCGCCCAATGTCATGTGTGTCGCGATAGGGAATAAGTTTACCGCAGAGGGGATCTTTGAAAACAAAGAGTTCAGCATAAACATCCCATCAGTAGATCTTATGCCTCTGACCGACTTGATGGGGCTTGTCAGCGGGAGAGACTATGACAAATCAAAGGAATTTGATATTTTCTACGGAACTCTGAAAAATGCGCCGATGATATGTGAGTGTCCTGTCACGATGGAATGCCGTCTGATCGAATCTGTCCGGCTTGACGTCGACACCCTTTTCATAGGCGAGGTCAGGAACGTCTGGTCCGAAGAAAAGTATCTGACTAAGGGAGCTCCCGACATCACAAAGGTCTCTCCATTCTGTCTCAGCATGCCGGACAACCGTTACTGGTCTGTCGGAAAAGAAATTGGAAAAGCCTGGCATGAGGGGCTGAAGCTCAAAGATAAGCTTGAAAAAATATAA